In the genome of Acidobacteriota bacterium, one region contains:
- a CDS encoding lipid-binding SYLF domain-containing protein, which translates to MGAAARSVSRAHRTRVRRPDLRRPPAAVHHRGPRRQRRRAACRDRRRRSRGTAGGGGLRERTRDRLGTRVEVVPDGSPLSVSGESAGGGTGRTPRVQSDRHRGPRAADLVDNDNPSLPSSRPGGFAPRGMIGVMKKFLTVVALMIAVVVLQTSRPAAQDDGAEEAERITRAADVLDAIMAADDSAIPDAILERAQGIAVFPGTTRAGFGFGGMRGRGVLSARSGDSWSAPAFLTLTGGSFGLQIGVQRSDIILVIMVPEGLDNLVSNQFSIGVDAGLAAGPVGRNAAAATDLQLSAQILSYSRARGVFAGITINGSTIRQDVDANERFYGSRLETRPIVFEDAGGAREPVGLWRQTLVRHAN; encoded by the coding sequence ATGGGAGCTGCTGCTCGAAGCGTTTCGAGAGCGCATAGAACCAGGGTTCGTCGCCCTGATCTTCGGCGACCACCAGCCGCCGTTCATCACCGAGGGCCACGGCGGCAACGACGTCGCGCTGCATGTCGTGACCGACGTCGCCGCTCTCGAGGGACCGCTGGCGGCGGCGGGCTTCGCGAACGGACACGGGACCGCCTGGGAACCCGCGTCGAAGTCGTTCCGGATGGAAGCCCTCTATCCGTTTCTGGTGAGTCTGCTGGCGGCGGAACCGGGAGAACCCCTCGAGTACAGTCCGACCGGCATCGTGGTCCCCGAGCTGCCGACCTGGTAGACAACGATAACCCGAGCCTCCCGTCGTCGCGGCCAGGAGGCTTCGCTCCACGGGGTATGATTGGAGTAATGAAGAAGTTCCTCACCGTCGTGGCGTTGATGATCGCGGTCGTCGTACTTCAGACGTCCCGCCCTGCGGCCCAGGACGATGGCGCGGAAGAGGCCGAGCGCATAACGCGCGCGGCCGATGTGCTCGACGCGATCATGGCCGCCGACGACAGCGCCATCCCCGACGCCATCCTGGAGCGCGCCCAGGGAATTGCGGTGTTTCCCGGAACCACGCGCGCCGGTTTCGGCTTCGGCGGCATGCGCGGCAGGGGCGTCCTGAGCGCACGCAGCGGCGACAGTTGGTCGGCCCCGGCCTTCCTCACCCTCACGGGCGGCAGCTTCGGGCTGCAGATCGGCGTCCAGCGCAGCGACATCATCCTGGTCATCATGGTCCCCGAGGGGCTCGACAACCTCGTCAGCAACCAGTTCTCCATCGGCGTCGACGCCGGCTTGGCCGCCGGCCCGGTGGGCCGCAACGCCGCGGCGGCGACCGACCTCCAGTTGAGCGCCCAGATCCTCAGCTACTCGCGGGCGCGGGGCGTGTTCGCCGGCATCACGATCAACGGCAGCACCATCCGGCAGGACGTGGACGCGAACGAGCGTTTCTACGGCTCGCGCCTCGAGACGCGTCCGATCGTCTTCGAGGACGCCGGCGGCGCCCGCGAGCCCGTGGGGCTCTGGCGTCAGACACTGGTCCGCCACGCCAACTAG
- a CDS encoding VOC family protein, translating into MADDAASLGLYKAAFPFADDVLALPVEDIDRAAEWYAARFGLVEVERRIAPCPTVIMARDGVRIGFAVNGGDPSQEGAAILVGDIHRARDELQANGVKTPNWRVDERDGKKYQVFFVVAPDGLCYYFHQFLGRIAE; encoded by the coding sequence ATGGCTGACGACGCGGCCTCCCTCGGGCTCTACAAGGCGGCGTTTCCCTTCGCCGACGACGTTCTGGCGCTACCGGTCGAGGACATCGATCGGGCCGCGGAATGGTACGCGGCCAGGTTCGGCCTCGTCGAGGTGGAGCGGCGCATAGCCCCCTGCCCGACCGTCATCATGGCGCGGGACGGCGTCCGCATCGGATTCGCCGTCAACGGCGGCGACCCGAGCCAGGAGGGGGCCGCCATTCTGGTCGGCGACATCCACCGGGCCCGCGACGAGCTGCAAGCCAACGGCGTGAAGACCCCCAACTGGCGCGTGGACGAGCGCGACGGGAAGAAGTACCAGGTCTTCTTCGTGGTGGCGCCGGACGGACTCTGCTACTACTTTCACCAGTTTCTCGGTCGCATTGCAGAGTAG
- a CDS encoding carboxypeptidase regulatory-like domain-containing protein codes for MIQQDDASRTSGAGGVDALGGEPPGAGPTPPDGAAAAEPHATRVVVWDTPPAIECGKRFAVRLGVACSGKRSAAGWTVEVHDHDGKQRATATVGDDPWPGTDALHHAQVELDAPDVEGLYAWKAVAPANDASGANTGGSASFHVRVVAAPACLLTVVARDAESRSPVEGARVVAHPYRTVTDKRGVARLRIPAGEYRLFVSGKGYVPFRFDGAVEADTTIRAELSQDVELSDADIWS; via the coding sequence ATGATCCAGCAGGACGATGCGTCGCGCACGAGCGGCGCGGGTGGCGTCGACGCATTGGGCGGCGAGCCGCCCGGCGCCGGCCCGACGCCGCCGGACGGCGCTGCCGCCGCCGAGCCGCACGCCACGCGCGTCGTCGTCTGGGACACGCCGCCGGCGATCGAGTGCGGGAAGCGCTTCGCCGTCAGACTCGGGGTCGCCTGCTCCGGCAAACGCAGTGCGGCCGGCTGGACGGTGGAGGTGCACGACCACGACGGCAAGCAGCGGGCGACGGCCACCGTCGGCGACGACCCGTGGCCGGGCACCGACGCGCTCCACCACGCGCAGGTTGAACTGGACGCCCCCGATGTCGAGGGGCTGTACGCGTGGAAGGCCGTGGCGCCGGCAAACGATGCGAGCGGCGCGAACACCGGCGGCAGCGCCTCGTTCCACGTACGGGTCGTAGCCGCACCGGCATGCCTGCTGACGGTCGTCGCGAGGGACGCCGAGAGCCGGTCCCCGGTCGAAGGCGCGCGGGTGGTGGCGCATCCGTATCGGACCGTCACCGACAAGCGCGGCGTGGCTCGACTGCGGATTCCGGCGGGCGAATACCGTCTTTTCGTGTCGGGGAAGGGCTACGTTCCCTTCCGCTTCGACGGCGCGGTGGAGGCCGACACGACAATCCGCGCCGAGTTGTCGCAGGATGTGGAGCTTTCGGATGCCGATATCTGGTCCTGA
- a CDS encoding FtsX-like permease family protein: MTATVRPALLLLVVGAGLFLAIACANVTNLLLSRVGTRAREFATRAALGADRFRLLRQVVTESVVFSLVGGILGLFLGWVLVTAVHSFAPEDFPRRHVVCRRGWLRRGLRRFDRGGAPRAATDRRRCRQRDAGRRCPQHG, from the coding sequence ATGACCGCGACCGTGCGTCCGGCGCTCCTGCTCCTGGTCGTCGGCGCGGGCCTGTTTCTGGCGATCGCCTGCGCCAACGTGACCAATCTGTTGCTCTCGCGCGTGGGCACTCGAGCGCGCGAATTTGCGACTCGCGCGGCGCTTGGCGCGGACCGCTTTCGCTTGCTGCGGCAGGTCGTTACCGAGAGCGTCGTGTTTTCGCTGGTCGGTGGAATCCTGGGCTTGTTCCTGGGGTGGGTGCTCGTTACCGCGGTTCATTCGTTCGCTCCCGAGGACTTCCCGCGTCGACATGTGGTTTGTCGCCGCGGGTGGCTTCGTCGCGGTCTTCGTCGGTTCGATCGCGGGGGTGCTCCCCGCGCTGCGACAGACCGGCGGCGATGTCGTCAGCGCGATGCAGGTCGGCGGTGCCCGCAGCATGGGTAA
- a CDS encoding FAD-dependent oxidoreductase, whose protein sequence is MAKKRTSDGDDPHLERENEHGVSRRDFVRTGAVAGLGAGALLAPGSAQAQESASGAEDAAWDYEVDVVIAGGGCAGLTAAIRARDLGASVLVVDQNFDLGGRMLHSGAFVSLGGGDPVQQRDRKGEKDKEGLITVDPAEEPEELDDSVELLFTDITDWSVVDPKGQSPYRYNERELARAWAENCPATRQFMIDNYVRFTRVSGTHGGGGLSRARGARCFLMLGDKTDIKAGTITAEDAGVADLERSSAFAPQQMNDARRVVGPNAVSNGAALSRCLEFSAREKGVEFMLHRRFADLVREEPFAGRVVGIRAHYSPRHHPETGELLQSFWQNGNVDERRETVTIRARRGVILASGGHAGNPQVRSMFYPAMREPAFPTSGVALQGPHGQDASALVAGLRVGANLAGMHQNLSYPTTFHISTRLGTKDAYTTMMPGHPTFGFRKAAGVNVGSAGFEEFIAVNQVGKRFFNEVRLPARPGGSRYPGDGAAPGQGLDHKPLDWRNCEKKWVRESYDYDHGLDAALAMNEGSKAPDYHSGPLWAVFDQEAVERTGWELRHPYVADNGYFFQADTIEELAEKIAAGHEFQRVPLRYLAETVAKWNDCVDAGADPEFERHADAPMFRIDRPPFFALSIMVIWHDSYGGLRVDGRQQVVDMQGEVIPGLYAGGEAVGGFNKHGLGKGHVHGYIAGTHAAKKPPEQG, encoded by the coding sequence ATGGCGAAGAAGCGCACCAGCGACGGCGACGATCCACATCTCGAGCGAGAGAACGAGCACGGTGTCAGCCGGCGGGACTTCGTCAGGACCGGGGCCGTGGCGGGGCTGGGTGCCGGCGCACTGCTGGCGCCGGGCTCGGCGCAGGCGCAGGAATCGGCCTCGGGCGCCGAGGACGCGGCCTGGGACTACGAAGTGGACGTGGTCATCGCGGGGGGCGGCTGCGCCGGCCTGACCGCGGCCATTCGCGCGCGCGATCTCGGGGCCAGCGTCCTGGTGGTCGACCAGAACTTCGACCTCGGCGGCCGGATGCTGCACAGCGGGGCCTTCGTGTCGCTCGGCGGCGGCGACCCGGTCCAGCAGCGGGACAGGAAGGGCGAGAAGGACAAGGAGGGGTTGATCACGGTCGATCCCGCCGAGGAGCCGGAAGAGCTCGACGACAGCGTCGAGCTGCTGTTCACCGACATCACCGACTGGTCGGTGGTCGATCCCAAGGGCCAGAGCCCCTACCGCTACAACGAGCGGGAGCTCGCCCGCGCGTGGGCCGAGAACTGCCCGGCCACGCGGCAGTTCATGATCGACAACTACGTCCGGTTCACGCGCGTCAGCGGCACGCACGGCGGCGGCGGCCTGTCGCGGGCGCGCGGGGCGCGCTGCTTCCTGATGCTCGGCGACAAGACGGACATCAAGGCGGGCACGATCACCGCGGAGGATGCGGGCGTCGCCGATCTCGAGCGCTCGAGTGCGTTCGCGCCGCAGCAGATGAACGACGCGCGCCGCGTCGTCGGGCCCAACGCCGTGAGCAACGGCGCGGCCCTCTCCCGCTGCCTGGAGTTCTCCGCGCGGGAGAAAGGCGTCGAGTTCATGTTGCACCGCCGGTTCGCCGACCTCGTTCGCGAGGAGCCGTTCGCGGGCCGGGTGGTGGGCATCAGGGCCCACTACTCGCCGCGGCATCACCCCGAGACCGGCGAGCTGCTGCAGAGCTTCTGGCAGAACGGCAACGTCGACGAGCGGCGCGAGACGGTGACTATCCGGGCCCGCCGGGGCGTCATTCTGGCCAGCGGCGGCCACGCCGGCAATCCCCAGGTTCGCAGCATGTTCTACCCCGCCATGCGGGAGCCCGCCTTCCCGACCAGCGGCGTCGCCCTGCAGGGGCCCCACGGCCAGGACGCCAGCGCGCTGGTCGCCGGCCTGCGGGTGGGCGCCAACCTGGCCGGCATGCACCAGAACCTGTCGTATCCCACGACGTTCCACATCTCCACACGCCTAGGCACCAAGGACGCCTATACGACCATGATGCCCGGCCACCCGACGTTCGGTTTCCGCAAGGCAGCGGGCGTCAACGTCGGCAGCGCCGGCTTCGAGGAGTTCATCGCGGTGAACCAGGTCGGCAAGCGCTTCTTCAACGAGGTCCGTCTGCCCGCCCGGCCCGGCGGCAGCCGGTACCCCGGCGACGGCGCCGCCCCCGGCCAGGGGCTCGACCACAAGCCGCTCGACTGGCGCAACTGCGAGAAGAAGTGGGTCCGGGAGTCGTACGACTACGACCACGGCCTCGACGCCGCACTGGCCATGAACGAGGGATCCAAGGCGCCGGACTACCACTCCGGGCCGCTGTGGGCCGTCTTCGACCAGGAGGCGGTGGAGCGCACCGGCTGGGAGCTCCGCCATCCCTACGTGGCGGACAACGGCTACTTCTTCCAGGCCGACACCATCGAGGAGCTGGCCGAGAAGATTGCCGCCGGACATGAGTTCCAGCGGGTGCCGCTCCGTTACCTGGCCGAAACCGTGGCCAAGTGGAACGATTGCGTGGACGCCGGTGCCGATCCCGAATTCGAGCGCCACGCGGATGCCCCGATGTTCCGCATCGACAGGCCGCCGTTCTTCGCCCTGTCCATTATGGTGATCTGGCACGACTCCTACGGCGGCCTGCGGGTCGACGGCCGCCAGCAGGTGGTGGACATGCAGGGAGAGGTGATTCCGGGCCTCTACGCCGGCGGCGAGGCGGTCGGCGGATTCAACAAGCACGGCCTCGGCAAGGGCCACGTCCACGGCTACATCGCCGGCACGCATGCCGCGAAGAAACCGCCGGAGCAGGGATAG
- a CDS encoding c-type cytochrome translates to MWSFRMPISGPDRRRRQDEGVSPMRNSVVGGLVLGCVLIACVTTAGAAQVDDAARFGQGEQLYEARCARCHGPAGDGSPPTFPALNGNDRLSDAARIVGVLREGSGNMPPFPTLTAAETSALATYVRNAWTNDFGGVTAGEAAALADTSADAVPVASVWDGVFTAAQAARGRLAYSGGCGFCHGRRLNGAPDDPDMRSTPPLARARFLREWDGRSLASLYEYTRLTMPEDNPASFTDGEYADVIAYMLSVSGMPAGDEELPPDSQSLARIVIRPRQ, encoded by the coding sequence ATGTGGAGCTTTCGGATGCCGATATCTGGTCCTGATCGCCGGCGCCGACAAGACGAGGGAGTCAGTCCGATGCGGAACTCCGTGGTCGGCGGTCTGGTACTCGGCTGTGTTCTCATCGCGTGCGTCACGACCGCCGGCGCGGCGCAGGTCGACGACGCGGCGCGCTTCGGGCAGGGGGAGCAGCTCTACGAGGCGCGCTGCGCCCGGTGCCACGGGCCCGCGGGAGACGGCAGCCCACCGACCTTTCCGGCCCTGAACGGCAACGACCGCCTCTCGGACGCGGCGCGAATCGTCGGCGTTCTGCGCGAGGGCTCCGGGAACATGCCTCCGTTTCCCACCCTGACCGCGGCCGAGACGTCCGCGCTGGCCACCTACGTCCGCAACGCCTGGACGAACGACTTCGGCGGGGTGACGGCCGGCGAGGCGGCCGCGCTGGCGGACACGTCCGCGGACGCAGTGCCCGTGGCGTCGGTCTGGGACGGCGTCTTCACCGCGGCGCAGGCGGCGCGGGGCCGGCTGGCATACTCCGGCGGGTGCGGCTTCTGTCACGGCCGCCGCCTGAACGGCGCGCCGGACGATCCCGACATGCGCTCCACGCCCCCTCTGGCGCGGGCGAGATTCCTCCGCGAGTGGGACGGGCGTTCGCTGGCCTCCCTGTACGAGTACACCCGATTGACGATGCCCGAGGACAACCCGGCCTCCTTCACCGACGGGGAGTACGCCGACGTCATCGCCTACATGCTCTCGGTCAGCGGGATGCCGGCCGGTGATGAGGAGCTTCCACCCGATTCACAGAGCCTCGCACGTATCGTGATTCGGCCGCGGCAGTAG
- a CDS encoding S9 family peptidase, with protein MTIERTLRPEHRQRHGPWRFRGALLLALLLVAATATGQDAGKRHLELEDYLSWETVNDPQISPDGATVVYERRFVDAMADRIRTELWVVGADGSRNRFLTEGGGARWSPDGTRIAFTRSVEPQGSQIFVRWMDAEGAESRITRLENPPSQIRWAPDSGSIAFRAVVPPGPDPDWVIDMPKAPVGAEWTAPARIVTRLNYRRDGSGYTPAGYRHIFVVGSAGGTPRQMTGGDFHHDDPRFTPDGKGIVFSGLREPDAEYAWRESEVYRVDLATREIAALTGRDGPDANGVPSPDGRAIAYTGMDHTTDTYREEGLYVMAADGSGARVIATEMGRRPGIVGWAPDGSGVYLNAQLRGTSNLHFASVDGEVRPVSDGNHMLSVSSISDNGIAVGVVSGYHAPGDLVAFDVDAPAQMRTLHRTNAGLLADVRLGDVEEIWYRSPDGLDIQGWIVKPPDFDPERKHPLILRIHGGPHAMYNAGFDFKNQDHAANGYVVLYTNPRGSSGYGSAFGNEIKNAYPGKDYDDLMAGVDEVVSRGYIDERNLFVYGGSGGGVLTSWIVGRTGRFTAAVVKAPVTNWLSFVGTTDGSSWYRNFEKLPWEDPEEHLRRSTLMYVGNVTTPTLLMTGERDLRTPMEQTEQYYRALKLRKVPTGMIRLTDGWHSRSLPPTNFLRVQLYLRSWFERFMVEGEAATDQEG; from the coding sequence ATGACGATCGAGAGGACGCTCCGACCCGAACACCGGCAGCGGCACGGCCCGTGGCGGTTCCGTGGCGCGTTACTGCTCGCGCTCCTGCTCGTAGCGGCAACCGCGACGGGCCAGGACGCCGGCAAGCGCCACCTGGAGCTCGAGGACTATCTCTCCTGGGAGACCGTCAACGACCCGCAGATCTCGCCGGACGGCGCGACCGTCGTCTACGAGCGGCGGTTCGTCGACGCGATGGCCGATCGCATCCGCACCGAGCTGTGGGTCGTCGGCGCGGACGGCTCCCGGAACCGGTTCCTCACCGAGGGCGGCGGCGCCCGCTGGTCGCCCGACGGCACCCGCATCGCCTTCACGCGGTCCGTCGAGCCCCAGGGGTCGCAGATCTTCGTCCGCTGGATGGACGCCGAGGGCGCGGAGAGCCGGATCACGCGGCTGGAGAATCCGCCGTCCCAGATTCGGTGGGCGCCCGACAGCGGCTCCATCGCCTTCCGCGCGGTGGTCCCGCCCGGGCCCGACCCGGACTGGGTCATCGACATGCCGAAGGCCCCGGTGGGCGCCGAGTGGACGGCTCCGGCCCGGATCGTCACCCGGCTCAACTACCGGCGCGACGGGTCCGGCTACACGCCGGCCGGATATCGCCACATCTTCGTCGTCGGCTCCGCCGGCGGAACGCCGCGCCAGATGACCGGCGGCGACTTCCACCACGACGACCCGCGGTTCACCCCGGACGGCAAGGGCATCGTCTTCTCCGGCCTGCGCGAGCCGGATGCCGAGTACGCGTGGCGGGAATCCGAGGTGTACCGGGTGGACCTTGCGACTCGCGAGATCGCCGCCCTGACCGGCCGCGACGGCCCGGACGCCAATGGCGTCCCCTCCCCCGACGGCCGCGCCATCGCCTACACCGGCATGGACCACACGACCGACACCTACCGCGAGGAGGGTCTGTACGTGATGGCCGCCGACGGCTCGGGCGCCCGGGTCATCGCCACCGAGATGGGGCGGCGTCCCGGCATCGTGGGCTGGGCCCCCGACGGCAGCGGCGTGTACCTGAACGCGCAGCTCAGAGGGACCAGCAACCTGCACTTCGCGTCGGTCGACGGCGAGGTCCGCCCGGTGAGCGACGGCAACCACATGCTGTCGGTCTCGTCGATCAGCGACAACGGCATCGCCGTAGGCGTCGTCTCCGGCTACCACGCCCCCGGCGACCTGGTCGCCTTCGACGTCGACGCGCCGGCGCAGATGCGCACGCTGCACCGCACGAACGCCGGACTGCTCGCCGACGTCCGCCTCGGAGACGTCGAGGAGATCTGGTACCGGTCGCCCGACGGGCTGGACATCCAGGGCTGGATCGTCAAGCCGCCGGACTTCGATCCGGAGCGGAAGCACCCCCTCATCCTCCGCATCCACGGCGGCCCGCACGCGATGTACAACGCCGGCTTCGACTTCAAGAACCAGGACCACGCCGCCAACGGCTACGTGGTGCTCTACACGAACCCGCGCGGCAGCAGCGGCTACGGCAGCGCCTTCGGCAACGAGATCAAGAACGCCTATCCCGGCAAGGACTACGACGACCTGATGGCCGGCGTCGACGAGGTGGTCTCGCGCGGCTACATCGACGAGCGAAACCTGTTCGTCTACGGCGGCAGCGGCGGCGGAGTCCTGACGTCGTGGATCGTCGGTCGCACCGGGCGCTTCACCGCCGCGGTCGTCAAGGCGCCGGTCACCAACTGGCTGAGCTTCGTCGGCACGACCGACGGCTCGAGCTGGTACCGCAACTTCGAGAAGCTCCCCTGGGAGGACCCCGAGGAGCACCTGCGGCGGTCCACGCTGATGTACGTCGGCAACGTCACCACGCCGACCCTGCTGATGACCGGCGAGCGGGACCTGCGCACCCCGATGGAGCAGACCGAGCAGTACTACCGGGCGCTGAAGCTGCGCAAGGTGCCGACGGGGATGATCCGGCTGACCGACGGCTGGCACAGCCGCAGCCTGCCGCCAACGAACTTCCTGCGGGTGCAGCTCTACCTGCGGTCGTGGTTCGAGCGGTTCATGGTCGAGGGAGAAGCGGCCACCGACCAGGAGGGATGA
- a CDS encoding NIPSNAP family protein — translation MLKWKLIAALGLSFGVAGVGWGLAQQPREPGFFELRIYTTLPGKRDALAARFGDYTTGIYERHGIRNVGYWLATSGDDADRTFVYMRGYPSRRARDERLPRAHADPEFGEIVTAAERDADTRLIESVRSLDLVPTDYSAVRW, via the coding sequence ATGTTGAAGTGGAAGCTGATCGCCGCACTTGGTCTGTCATTCGGGGTCGCCGGCGTCGGCTGGGGACTGGCCCAGCAGCCGCGCGAGCCCGGCTTCTTCGAGCTGCGCATCTACACGACGCTGCCGGGGAAACGGGATGCGCTGGCGGCGCGGTTCGGGGACTACACCACCGGGATCTACGAGCGGCACGGGATACGCAACGTCGGCTACTGGCTCGCGACCTCAGGCGATGACGCCGACCGCACGTTCGTGTACATGCGGGGGTATCCCTCGCGTCGCGCGCGGGACGAGCGACTCCCCCGGGCGCACGCCGACCCGGAGTTCGGCGAGATAGTGACCGCGGCGGAGCGCGACGCCGACACCAGGCTGATAGAGTCGGTGCGGTCCCTGGACCTCGTTCCGACGGACTACTCGGCCGTCAGGTGGTGA
- a CDS encoding S9 family peptidase, whose amino-acid sequence MTRLRMLVALPVACLILGGTAEGQAQRAMTLVDLLEVPRLSDPQLSPDGRQVLYVLAEADWKTNRAISHIWRADADGGNTVQLTQGEEGETSPRWSPDGDEVAFLAERGAADATQIHLLSNQGGEARPLTNHPTAVSSIAWSPDGDSIYFLAADEKSPAEQAREAEKDDVYAFEENFQHRHLWTVTVATGVAERVTGGDYSIVDYDLSRDGMQIALHRAPNPVLEYRDASEVWVMGADGSDPRRLTSNAVPESGAQMSPDGSRVLFLSRANERFEKYYNSNVFLAPADGGPARVLAPDLPYELSDAAWSADGDAVFAVVNMGVHSELFRLDAATGQAEQLTDGRHSIGSWKLETAAGRHILTLRQPDNPGDVWLMGTGAGATPTRVTRVFEHLREDFRLPRQEQAQWTSADGVTVEGLLFYPLDYEEGRRYPLVIQTHGGPQASDKFGFGAPPNSIQVLAALGYAVLQPNYRGSTGYGDAFLRDMVGGYFKNAHLDVIAGADHLIAAGLVDGERMAKMGWSGGGHMTNKVITYTNRFQAAASGAGAANWISMYAQSDTRSQRTPWFGGTPWQVDAPTDLYWEHSPLKHVSNVTTPTIFLVGEDDLRVPMPQSVEMHRALKSLDVPTHLYVAPREGHGWRELRHQLFKMNVELDWFERHVTGRPYVWEQAPAQSE is encoded by the coding sequence ATGACGCGACTGCGAATGCTTGTGGCGCTCCCGGTGGCATGCCTGATCCTCGGCGGCACGGCGGAGGGGCAGGCACAGCGAGCCATGACGCTGGTCGATCTGCTCGAGGTGCCCCGCCTGAGCGATCCGCAACTGTCTCCCGACGGCCGTCAGGTGCTGTACGTGCTCGCCGAGGCAGACTGGAAGACGAACCGGGCGATCAGCCATATCTGGCGGGCGGACGCCGATGGCGGCAACACCGTGCAGCTCACCCAGGGAGAAGAGGGCGAGACGAGCCCGCGCTGGTCGCCGGACGGCGACGAGGTGGCGTTTCTGGCGGAGCGCGGCGCGGCGGATGCCACCCAGATCCACCTGTTGAGCAATCAAGGGGGCGAGGCGCGTCCGCTCACCAATCACCCGACAGCGGTCTCGAGCATCGCGTGGTCGCCCGACGGCGACAGCATCTACTTTCTCGCCGCCGACGAGAAGTCGCCGGCGGAGCAGGCCCGCGAGGCCGAGAAGGACGACGTCTACGCCTTCGAGGAGAACTTCCAGCACCGTCATCTCTGGACGGTCACGGTGGCGACCGGCGTAGCGGAACGGGTGACCGGAGGCGACTACTCCATCGTCGACTACGACCTCTCGCGCGACGGCATGCAGATCGCCTTGCATCGCGCTCCGAATCCGGTGCTCGAGTATCGCGACGCGAGCGAGGTCTGGGTGATGGGAGCGGATGGGAGCGACCCGCGCCGGCTGACCAGCAACGCCGTGCCGGAATCCGGGGCGCAGATGTCCCCGGACGGCTCACGGGTGCTGTTTCTGTCCCGCGCGAACGAGCGGTTCGAGAAGTACTACAACAGCAACGTCTTTCTTGCTCCGGCGGACGGGGGCCCGGCCAGGGTCCTGGCTCCCGACCTGCCCTACGAGCTCAGCGACGCGGCCTGGTCGGCCGACGGGGATGCGGTCTTCGCGGTCGTGAACATGGGCGTCCACAGCGAGTTGTTCCGGCTGGATGCGGCGACGGGTCAGGCCGAGCAGTTGACCGACGGCCGGCACTCGATCGGGTCCTGGAAGCTCGAGACGGCGGCCGGCCGACACATCCTGACGCTGCGCCAGCCGGACAACCCCGGCGACGTCTGGCTGATGGGGACCGGCGCCGGCGCGACGCCGACGCGCGTGACTCGCGTCTTCGAGCACCTGCGCGAGGACTTCCGGCTGCCGCGGCAGGAGCAGGCGCAGTGGACATCCGCCGACGGGGTCACGGTGGAAGGGCTGCTGTTCTACCCGCTCGACTACGAGGAGGGGCGGCGGTATCCGCTGGTCATCCAGACCCATGGGGGGCCGCAGGCTTCCGACAAGTTCGGCTTCGGGGCGCCGCCCAACTCCATCCAGGTGCTGGCCGCGCTCGGCTACGCCGTGCTGCAGCCCAACTATCGCGGCAGCACCGGCTACGGCGACGCGTTCCTGCGGGACATGGTCGGCGGCTACTTCAAGAACGCCCACCTGGACGTCATCGCGGGCGCCGACCACCTGATCGCGGCCGGCCTCGTCGACGGCGAGCGCATGGCGAAGATGGGCTGGAGCGGCGGCGGTCACATGACGAACAAGGTGATCACCTACACCAACCGCTTCCAGGCGGCGGCCTCGGGAGCGGGCGCGGCCAACTGGATCTCCATGTACGCGCAGAGTGATACGCGCAGCCAGCGGACGCCGTGGTTCGGCGGCACGCCCTGGCAGGTCGATGCCCCGACGGACCTCTACTGGGAGCACTCCCCGCTGAAGCACGTGTCGAACGTGACCACGCCGACGATCTTTCTCGTCGGCGAGGACGACCTGCGCGTGCCGATGCCGCAGTCGGTCGAGATGCATCGCGCGCTCAAGAGCCTCGACGTGCCCACGCACCTCTACGTCGCGCCGCGCGAGGGACACGGCTGGCGCGAGCTCCGGCACCAGCTCTTCAAGATGAACGTCGAGCTCGACTGGTTCGAGCGGCACGTGACCGGGCGGCCCTACGTCTGGGAGCAGGCCCCGGCGCAGAGTGAATGA